From one Nilaparvata lugens isolate BPH chromosome 2, ASM1435652v1, whole genome shotgun sequence genomic stretch:
- the LOC111046905 gene encoding uncharacterized protein LOC111046905, translating into MMSRLRPLYLISANTGCKIDLSEIASLIPADIEVYIVSLCDGTIYEAYHFDPDNPIVRGIAFKDEAMGIWIMKTNQSIWMRRKNMDGLKIYGKGFRPLIFDQNDPKYHAMMISDRYAVDVWNDLTEFLNFTLVIIEGSIENDTKNSTPWDGMIGLLGSQEIDVPTNLVTVTERAAEGYAMKATVFTASFRLMFHSPLSHKHMLMPNVLHPFDEKLWLALVFMVFLILPSILALLLRKETEFGNAAILPLRCLASQGLGFSPMNTSARFGCLVTLFFCYLMVMYYQSLLITFLTSSHQYQPFSTLEEFYSKSYGFDLIYHKDMSWALLGDWQRSTSETSDPISKLALGVDPPKRNRVLPMSSRAEAGKRLCRFASNTTIFDVPFRQAPLIRCPYSTTKHKYLLMHFGIGARHNLSAYPYITRMIRDMEEYGIIDRMKQSFRLTQYKSTFKSLSHDELGTVLVSYHFAMLFCIFLLVMELLWFHGCKFYMLKFSGKNKKVRRRYHNKRMNDLQKVLDLHNEFKKSK; encoded by the exons ATGATGTCCAGGCTACGTCCTCTATATTTAATATCAGCAAACACCGGTTGCAAGATTGATCTGAGTGAGATTGCTTCATTGATACCGGCTGACATTGAGGTTTATATAGTATCTCTATGTGATGGCACTATTTACGAAGCTTATCATTTCGATCCAGACAATCCTATAGTGAGAGGAATTGCTTTCAAAGATGAAGCAATGGGAATTTGGATTATGAAAACTAATCAGTCAATTTGGATGAGGAGAAAAAATATGGATGGGTTGAAAATATATGGGAAGGGGTTTCGG CCTCTCATTTTTGATCAGAATGATCCTAAGTATCATGCCATGATGATAAGTGATCGTTATGCTGTGGATGTCTGGAATGATTTGACAGAATTTCTTAATTTCAC CTTGGTTATTATTGAGGGAAGTATTGAGAATGATACAAAGAATTCAACTCCCTGGGATGGAATGATTGGTTTGCTCGGAAGTCAAGAAATTGATGTTCCAACAAATCTTGTGACCGTAACAGAGAGAGCTGCCGAGGGCTATGCAATGAAGGCAACTGTATTCACTGCTAG CTTTCGACTAATGTTCCATTCTCCATTGAGCCATAAGCACATGCTGATGCCAAATGTGCTCCATCCGTTTGATGAGAAGCTTTGGCTGGCTCTTGTTTTCATGGTTTTCTTAATTCTGCCTTCCATACTTGCTCTTCTGCTTCGTAAGGAAACTGAATTCGGAAATGCGGCAATACTTCCGCTACGCTGCTTAGCATCACAAG GTTTAGGTTTCTCGCCTATGAATACATCAGCGAGATTCGGTTGTCTTGTAACACTCTTCTTCTGCTACTTGATGGTCATGTACTATCAAAGTCTTCTGATAACATTTCTAACATCTAGCCATCAATACCAGCCATTCTCCACTCTCGAAGAATTCTATTCAAAGAGCTACGGATTCGATCTAATTTACCACAAGGATATGTCATGGGCACTTTTGGGCGAT TGGCAGAGAAGTACTTCGGAGACGAGTGACCCGATCAGTAAGCTAGCGTTGGGTGTTGACCCGCCGAAACGCAACCGAGTGTTGCCGATGAGTAGCCGAGCGGAGGCGGGCAAGCGGCTGTGCAGATTCGCCAGCAACACCACTATTTTCGATGTGCCATTCCGTCAAGCTCCACTCATCAGATGCCCCTACTCCACTACCAAGCACAAGTATCTGTTGATGCACTTCGGCATAGGAGCAAGGCACAATCTGTCAGCGTATCCATACATCACAAGAAT GATAAGAGACATGGAGGAGTATGGTATAATTGATCGCATGAAACAATCTTTCCGTCTCACTCAGTACAAATCTACATTCAAATCACTCTCTCATGATGAATTGGGAACAGTTCTAGTGAGCTATCACTTCGCCATGTTGTTTTGTATATTTCTTTTGGTGATGGAACTTCTCTGGTTCCATGGTTGCAAATTTTACATGTTGAAGTTCtcaggaaaaaataaaaaggtcaGACGAAGATACCACAACAAGAGAATGAATGACCTGCAGAAAGTACTAGACCTTCacaatgaatttaaaaaatccaaatga